From one Rhizobium sp. CIAT894 genomic stretch:
- a CDS encoding KTSC domain-containing protein, whose protein sequence is MNWAALKSKHARAAYDAESRDLHVKFPGSPPVKHADIPPHVYESLLATSDPHFYYNYYVAPSRVASGRRHAVSLSYAMKLVLILAACSLLMATSLDPDHGGVFEESEIRSN, encoded by the coding sequence ATGAATTGGGCTGCCCTCAAATCGAAGCACGCGCGTGCGGCATACGATGCCGAGAGCCGCGATCTCCATGTAAAGTTTCCGGGTTCTCCACCGGTTAAACATGCGGACATTCCGCCGCACGTCTACGAGAGCCTGCTGGCAACGAGCGATCCGCACTTCTACTACAACTATTATGTTGCGCCTTCCCGCGTCGCATCGGGCCGCCGACATGCGGTTTCTCTCTCCTACGCCATGAAGCTCGTCCTCATCCTTGCCGCCTGCAGCCTGTTGATGGCGACCAGCCTTGATCCTGACCATGGCGGCGTTTTCGAGGAAAGCGAAATCAGATCGAATTAG
- a CDS encoding protein-L-isoaspartate O-methyltransferase, with protein sequence MMDFEAARAKMVDTQVRTTDVTSHSVLTALLTVPREAFVPEKAKLLAYIDNDVEISAAASGKPARFLMEASPLAKLLQLAAVTKDDFVLEVGCGTGYTSALLSIIAGSVIALECDEALAAEAKAKLADYAKVEVVTGPLEKGYAAGAPYDLIFVNGAVEEVPAALLGQLRDGGRLVTVEGYGNAARAKVFVAERGAVSENVFFNASVKPLPGFAKAREFVF encoded by the coding sequence ATGATGGATTTCGAAGCAGCGCGCGCAAAGATGGTCGACACCCAGGTTCGCACGACGGACGTTACCTCGCATTCCGTGCTGACGGCGCTTCTCACGGTGCCGCGTGAGGCATTCGTGCCTGAGAAGGCGAAGCTGCTGGCCTACATCGACAACGATGTCGAGATATCGGCCGCCGCATCCGGAAAACCGGCCCGGTTCCTGATGGAGGCGTCGCCGCTTGCCAAGCTGCTGCAGCTGGCGGCAGTCACCAAGGATGATTTCGTGCTCGAAGTCGGCTGCGGCACCGGTTACACATCGGCGCTGCTGTCGATCATCGCGGGCTCCGTCATCGCGCTCGAATGCGACGAGGCGCTCGCCGCCGAAGCGAAGGCAAAACTTGCCGACTATGCCAAGGTCGAGGTCGTCACCGGCCCGCTCGAAAAGGGTTATGCTGCCGGCGCTCCCTATGATCTCATCTTCGTCAACGGCGCAGTCGAGGAGGTTCCGGCTGCTCTTCTCGGTCAATTGCGCGATGGCGGTCGCCTGGTCACGGTCGAAGGTTACGGCAATGCCGCCCGCGCCAAGGTCTTCGTCGCCGAGCGTGGGGCCGTTTCGGAAAACGTCTTTTTCAACGCTTCGGTCAAGCCGCTGCCGGGTTTCGCCAAGGCGCGCGAATTCGTTTTCTGA
- a CDS encoding DUF2497 domain-containing protein, with protein sequence MAQPSVAREPSMEEILASIRQIIESNEPGAGKAISASLPPVYGADEDENGSEIHLTVDDTYAGVEFPEPAMRSSDPRFVAANSAGTAPEPEVPARALSLADVAARVRAASERSAVQAGQALREIPSGFRQPEPPPAVMPEPPRAAAPQPQPQTHQTQPAFTAAPTPPHVGIQQPAPEPVFMEAPEVAVAEPAPAIETAPPALEPAQSSAERFLPSVMEEVQPTLLSEDAGLQISRSFEELAAAIDGAERRSLDEIAEDMLRPMLREWLDDNLPTLVERLVREEIERVARGPRR encoded by the coding sequence ATGGCTCAGCCAAGCGTAGCGCGTGAACCGTCCATGGAAGAAATTCTGGCCTCCATCCGCCAGATCATCGAAAGCAATGAGCCCGGCGCCGGCAAGGCGATTTCCGCATCCCTGCCGCCGGTCTATGGCGCCGACGAGGATGAGAACGGCTCCGAGATCCATCTGACGGTGGATGACACCTATGCCGGCGTGGAGTTCCCCGAACCGGCCATGCGCTCCTCCGATCCGCGTTTCGTCGCCGCCAATTCGGCCGGCACCGCGCCTGAACCCGAAGTGCCGGCCCGCGCCCTGTCGCTTGCCGATGTCGCCGCCCGTGTGCGCGCCGCCTCCGAGCGCAGCGCCGTGCAGGCCGGTCAGGCGCTGCGTGAAATTCCGAGCGGCTTCCGCCAGCCCGAACCGCCGCCGGCCGTAATGCCGGAGCCGCCCCGCGCCGCAGCCCCGCAGCCGCAACCGCAAACGCATCAGACGCAGCCTGCCTTCACGGCTGCCCCGACACCCCCGCATGTTGGAATCCAGCAGCCGGCCCCCGAGCCGGTGTTTATGGAAGCACCTGAGGTGGCCGTCGCTGAGCCGGCGCCCGCCATCGAAACGGCGCCGCCGGCTTTGGAGCCTGCTCAGTCGTCGGCCGAGCGTTTCCTGCCGAGCGTTATGGAAGAGGTTCAGCCGACGCTGCTTTCGGAGGATGCCGGCCTGCAGATCAGCCGCTCTTTCGAAGAGCTCGCGGCTGCCATCGACGGGGCGGAGCGCCGCTCGCTGGACGAGATCGCAGAGGATATGCTGCGCCCGATGCTGCGCGAATGGCTTGATGATAATCTGCCGACACTGGTCGAGCGGCTGGTGCGCGAGGAAATCGAGCGCGTGGCGCGCGGCCCGCGCCGCTGA
- a CDS encoding valine--tRNA ligase, which translates to MLEKTYDSAAVEPKIAAKWDDADAFRAGANAKPGAETFTIVIPPPNVTGSLHMGHALNNTLQDIMVRFERMRGKDVLWQPGMDHAGIATQMVVERKLMEQQLPGRRDMGRDAFIDKIWEWKAESGGLIFNQLKRLGASCDWSRERFTMDEGLSKAVVEVFVTLYKEGLIYKDKRLVNWDPKLLTAISDLEVEQHEIKGNLWHLRYPLEPGVTYQYPIAFDEDGKATEWETRDYLVVATTRPETMLGDTGVAVNPEDERYKSIIGKHVILPIVGRRIPIVADGYADPTAGTGAVKITPAHDFNDFDVGKRTGLRAINIMNIDGTIAIKDNEDFLEGLDHPAALHGAWDRLEGQDRFHARKVIVEIFEEAGLLDKIEPHKHMVPHGDRGGVPIEPRLTEQWYVDAKTLAEPAIASVREGRTRMVPKSWDKTYYEWMENIQPWCVSRQLWWGHQIPAWYGPDGQVFVEKTEEEALQAAIQHYLSHEGPMKAYVEDLLENFKPGEILTRDEDVLDTWFSSALWPFSTLGWPDETPELARYYPTNVLVTGFDIIFFWVARMMMMGLHFMKDEDGQPVEPFNTVYVHALVRDKNGQKMSKSKGNVIDPLELIDEYGADALRFTLAIMAAQGRDVKLDPARIAGYRNFGTKLWNATRFAEMNGAKSDPHFVPEAAELTINRWILTELARTERDVTEALEAFRFNDAAGALYRFVWNEVCDWYLELLKPVFNGEDEGAKAEAQACSAYILEEIYKLLHPFMPFMTEELWAHTAGEGKERDTLVCHAEWPAPSYADDAAADEINWLIDLVSGIRSVRAEMNVPPSATAPLVVVKANNLTRERLFRHDAAIKRLARVEAISLADDAPKGAAQIVVAEATICLPLGNLIDLSAEKARLEKAIAKMEAEIARINGKLSNEKFVANANPEVVEAERERLDELKGQITSLKTALSRVSEAG; encoded by the coding sequence ATGCTCGAAAAGACCTATGATTCTGCTGCCGTCGAACCGAAAATCGCCGCTAAATGGGATGACGCGGACGCTTTCCGCGCCGGCGCGAACGCCAAGCCCGGGGCCGAGACCTTCACCATCGTGATCCCGCCGCCGAATGTCACCGGCTCGCTGCACATGGGCCATGCGCTCAACAACACGCTGCAGGACATCATGGTGCGCTTCGAGCGCATGCGCGGCAAGGACGTGCTCTGGCAGCCGGGCATGGATCACGCCGGCATCGCCACGCAGATGGTCGTCGAGCGCAAGCTGATGGAACAGCAACTGCCCGGCCGCCGCGACATGGGCCGCGACGCCTTCATCGACAAGATCTGGGAGTGGAAGGCTGAATCGGGCGGGCTGATCTTCAATCAGCTGAAGCGTCTGGGCGCCTCATGCGACTGGTCGCGGGAACGCTTCACCATGGACGAGGGCCTGTCAAAAGCGGTCGTCGAGGTTTTCGTCACGCTCTACAAGGAAGGCCTGATCTACAAGGACAAGCGCCTCGTCAACTGGGATCCCAAGCTGCTGACGGCGATCTCCGACCTTGAAGTCGAACAGCATGAGATCAAAGGCAATCTTTGGCATCTTCGTTACCCACTGGAACCCGGCGTCACCTATCAATATCCGATCGCTTTCGACGAGGATGGCAAGGCGACCGAATGGGAAACACGCGACTATCTCGTCGTTGCAACCACTCGTCCGGAAACAATGCTGGGTGATACCGGTGTTGCGGTCAATCCGGAGGACGAGCGTTACAAGTCGATCATCGGCAAGCATGTCATCCTGCCGATCGTCGGTCGCCGTATTCCGATCGTTGCCGACGGCTATGCCGATCCGACGGCCGGTACCGGTGCCGTCAAGATCACGCCTGCGCATGACTTCAATGACTTTGATGTCGGCAAGCGGACCGGCCTGCGTGCGATCAACATCATGAATATCGATGGCACGATCGCCATTAAGGACAACGAGGACTTCCTCGAAGGTCTCGACCATCCGGCCGCCCTACACGGCGCCTGGGACCGCCTGGAAGGGCAGGACCGTTTCCATGCGCGCAAAGTCATTGTCGAAATTTTCGAGGAGGCCGGTCTTCTCGACAAGATCGAGCCGCACAAGCACATGGTTCCGCATGGCGACCGCGGCGGCGTGCCGATCGAGCCGCGGCTGACCGAACAATGGTATGTCGACGCCAAGACGCTTGCCGAACCGGCGATCGCTTCGGTGCGCGAAGGCCGCACCAGGATGGTGCCGAAGAGCTGGGACAAGACCTATTACGAATGGATGGAGAACATCCAGCCCTGGTGCGTTTCCCGCCAGCTCTGGTGGGGTCACCAGATTCCCGCCTGGTACGGCCCAGACGGTCAGGTCTTCGTCGAAAAGACCGAGGAAGAGGCGCTGCAGGCGGCGATCCAGCATTACCTTTCGCATGAGGGGCCGATGAAGGCCTATGTCGAGGACCTGCTGGAAAACTTCAAGCCGGGCGAAATCCTGACGCGCGACGAGGACGTGCTCGACACTTGGTTCTCCTCGGCACTCTGGCCGTTCTCGACGCTCGGCTGGCCGGATGAGACGCCGGAGCTTGCACGGTATTATCCGACCAACGTTCTGGTCACCGGCTTCGACATCATCTTCTTCTGGGTCGCCCGCATGATGATGATGGGCCTGCACTTCATGAAGGACGAAGACGGCCAGCCCGTCGAACCCTTCAATACCGTCTATGTCCACGCGCTGGTGCGCGACAAGAATGGGCAGAAGATGTCGAAGTCGAAGGGCAACGTCATCGACCCCCTGGAACTGATCGACGAATACGGCGCCGATGCGTTGCGCTTCACCCTGGCGATCATGGCCGCGCAGGGCCGCGACGTGAAACTCGATCCGGCCCGCATAGCCGGCTACCGCAATTTCGGCACCAAACTCTGGAACGCCACGCGCTTCGCCGAGATGAACGGCGCCAAGAGCGACCCGCATTTCGTGCCTGAAGCCGCCGAGCTCACCATCAACCGCTGGATCCTGACGGAACTTGCCCGTACGGAACGTGACGTAACGGAAGCACTCGAAGCCTTCCGCTTCAACGATGCTGCCGGCGCGCTCTACCGCTTCGTCTGGAACGAGGTCTGCGACTGGTATCTCGAACTGCTGAAGCCGGTCTTCAATGGCGAGGACGAAGGCGCCAAGGCCGAAGCCCAGGCCTGCAGCGCCTATATTCTCGAAGAGATTTACAAGCTGCTGCATCCCTTTATGCCGTTCATGACCGAGGAGCTCTGGGCGCATACGGCGGGCGAGGGCAAGGAGCGCGATACGCTGGTCTGCCATGCCGAATGGCCGGCACCTTCCTACGCCGATGACGCGGCCGCCGACGAGATCAACTGGCTGATCGACCTCGTCTCCGGCATCCGCTCGGTGCGCGCCGAAATGAACGTGCCGCCGTCGGCGACAGCCCCGCTCGTCGTCGTCAAGGCCAACAACCTGACGCGCGAAAGGCTGTTCCGCCACGACGCCGCCATCAAGCGGCTTGCGCGCGTCGAGGCGATATCGCTGGCCGACGATGCGCCGAAGGGCGCTGCTCAGATCGTCGTCGCCGAGGCCACCATCTGCCTGCCGCTCGGCAATCTGATCGATCTTTCTGCCGAAAAGGCCCGGCTCGAAAAGGCAATCGCCAAGATGGAGGCCGAAATCGCCCGCATCAACGGCAAGCTCTCCAACGAGAAGTTCGTTGCCAACGCCAATCCCGAAGTGGTCGAGGCCGAGCGTGAGCGCCTCGATGAACTGAAGGGGCAGATCACCAGCCTGAAGACCGCCCTTTCCAGGGTGAGCGAAGCCGGATAA
- a CDS encoding OmpP1/FadL family transporter, giving the protein MASRRFSRGVTSLVLFSSLASPSFAGGLERGGYNIDQLFDTSPFSFQSGVTYVTPQRKLKDVRDTQTSLSSGGNLNSRPDTADETSNYTIPYIGFKAGFGDAVDCLVDYSEPFGAHTDPGSNWAGANNNIETEIKTRNYGGTCSYRFDVGPGQLRFIGGGFYQEVEGFKERLVSTVPLLLGTGTGIGRLDLDDSGWGWRAGLAYEIPEYAMRASLVYNSRVKYDNLTGTVDLRQVPVVPTFGGQVTPVFGSAEAPDSLELKLQSGIAPDWLAFGSVKWTNWSVLQSVAFCPKSTKGLAACTAGGATELTSLDLLYRDGWTIAGGVGHKFNDQWAGAVSLTWDRGTSQGYGAQTDSWTLGLGAAYTPTENIEWRFAGAVGVLTSGSSGPVEYNGQTYGDDVSYSFGNDLVAALSTSLKVKF; this is encoded by the coding sequence ATGGCATCGCGTAGGTTTTCCAGGGGCGTAACGTCGCTCGTTCTTTTTTCGTCGCTTGCCTCGCCGTCCTTCGCCGGCGGTCTGGAGCGCGGCGGGTACAATATCGATCAGCTCTTCGATACGTCGCCTTTCTCGTTTCAGTCGGGCGTGACCTACGTCACGCCGCAGCGCAAGCTGAAGGACGTCCGAGACACGCAGACGTCGCTATCTTCGGGCGGCAATCTGAACAGCCGTCCAGACACAGCCGACGAGACCTCGAATTACACCATCCCCTATATTGGCTTTAAGGCTGGTTTCGGCGATGCGGTCGACTGCCTCGTTGACTATTCGGAGCCCTTCGGCGCGCATACCGACCCCGGTTCGAATTGGGCTGGCGCCAACAATAATATCGAGACAGAGATCAAAACCCGAAACTATGGCGGCACATGCTCCTATCGTTTTGATGTCGGCCCTGGACAGCTTCGCTTCATTGGCGGCGGTTTCTATCAGGAAGTCGAAGGCTTTAAAGAACGTCTGGTTTCAACGGTTCCGCTTCTGCTCGGCACCGGCACCGGCATTGGCCGCCTCGATCTCGACGATAGCGGCTGGGGCTGGCGCGCTGGTCTCGCTTACGAGATTCCGGAATATGCGATGCGCGCGAGTCTCGTCTACAACAGTCGCGTCAAGTACGATAATCTGACCGGCACTGTCGATCTCCGTCAGGTTCCGGTTGTCCCGACATTTGGAGGCCAGGTCACACCGGTTTTCGGTTCCGCCGAAGCGCCGGATTCGCTGGAGCTGAAGCTGCAAAGCGGTATCGCTCCTGATTGGCTCGCCTTCGGATCGGTCAAGTGGACGAACTGGAGTGTCCTCCAGTCCGTGGCTTTCTGCCCGAAATCGACAAAGGGCCTGGCCGCCTGCACAGCGGGTGGCGCTACGGAACTCACCTCGCTCGACCTTCTCTATCGTGACGGCTGGACCATCGCCGGCGGCGTGGGCCACAAGTTCAACGATCAGTGGGCCGGCGCAGTCAGCCTCACGTGGGATCGCGGCACCAGTCAGGGTTATGGTGCGCAGACCGACAGCTGGACGCTCGGTCTCGGCGCCGCCTATACGCCGACCGAAAATATCGAATGGCGTTTTGCCGGTGCCGTGGGCGTGTTGACGAGCGGTTCGTCCGGCCCCGTCGAGTATAATGGCCAGACCTATGGCGACGACGTCTCTTATTCCTTTGGTAACGATCTGGTCGCTGCACTGTCGACAAGCCTAAAGGTCAAGTTCTAA
- the exoR gene encoding exopolysaccharide production regulator ExoR, with the protein MVTSEFKLFKFMLMGMSMAVALALCGPARAFDIKAPVSKESGPFDLFKFGFKAYKNGQKEEAVEAYKYAAEKGHTGSRWALANMYADGDGVAQDDFEAFKIYSEIAQQGVEPGSEDTGFFVNALLSLANYYKHGISGSPVRIDLSQARQLYFQVASTFGVPEAQFQLAQMMLAGEGGNASPQQAKKWLNQARKSGHPGAMAVFGNILFDEGQTARGLALMTAALDRCKPKDCSWMEALQEQAFSVANEADRRTAVSLSHSIASGSDD; encoded by the coding sequence ATGGTGACGTCCGAGTTCAAACTGTTCAAATTCATGCTGATGGGCATGTCTATGGCCGTAGCGCTGGCACTGTGCGGTCCGGCCCGCGCCTTCGACATCAAGGCGCCCGTCAGCAAGGAATCCGGCCCCTTCGATCTCTTCAAGTTCGGCTTCAAAGCCTATAAGAACGGCCAGAAGGAAGAGGCGGTCGAAGCCTACAAATACGCCGCCGAAAAGGGGCATACCGGCTCGCGCTGGGCGCTTGCCAATATGTATGCCGATGGCGACGGCGTCGCGCAGGATGATTTCGAAGCCTTCAAGATTTACAGCGAGATCGCCCAGCAGGGCGTCGAGCCCGGTTCGGAAGATACCGGCTTCTTCGTCAATGCGCTGCTCTCGCTTGCCAATTATTACAAGCACGGCATTTCTGGCAGTCCAGTCCGGATCGACCTCAGCCAGGCGCGCCAGCTTTATTTTCAGGTGGCCTCCACCTTTGGCGTCCCCGAGGCGCAGTTCCAACTGGCGCAGATGATGCTGGCCGGCGAGGGCGGCAATGCCAGCCCGCAGCAGGCGAAGAAATGGCTGAACCAGGCCCGCAAGAGCGGTCATCCCGGCGCCATGGCGGTCTTCGGCAATATTCTTTTCGACGAAGGCCAGACGGCCCGCGGCCTGGCGCTGATGACGGCGGCGCTCGACCGCTGCAAGCCCAAGGATTGCAGCTGGATGGAAGCGCTGCAGGAGCAGGCGTTCTCGGTCGCCAACGAGGCCGACCGCCGCACGGCGGTATCCCTCTCGCACAGCATCGCCAGCGGCTCTGACGATTAA
- the xth gene encoding exodeoxyribonuclease III: MKIATWNINGVKARIDNLTQWLKDSDPDIVCLQEIKTVDEGFPRLEIEALGYHVETHGQKGFNGVAILSKSSPSEVNRGLPGDPLDEQSRFLEAVFTLPDTRILRVCCLYLPNGNPVDTEKYPYKLAWMERLRTFAAERLAYEEMLVLAGDYNVIPEPHDCFDPKVWENDALFLPQTRGAFRRLENLGLTDAVRATTDATQFYSFWDYQAGAWPKNNGIRIDHLLLSPEAADRMTSAAIEKHVRAWEKPSDHVPVVAYFDFAA, from the coding sequence ATGAAGATCGCGACCTGGAACATCAACGGCGTCAAGGCGCGCATCGACAATCTCACCCAGTGGCTGAAGGATTCCGATCCGGATATCGTCTGCCTCCAGGAGATCAAGACAGTCGACGAAGGCTTTCCCAGGCTGGAGATCGAGGCGCTCGGCTATCACGTCGAGACGCACGGCCAGAAGGGTTTCAACGGCGTGGCGATCCTCTCCAAGAGTTCACCTTCCGAAGTGAACCGCGGTCTGCCCGGCGATCCGCTCGACGAACAGTCACGCTTCCTCGAGGCAGTGTTCACGCTGCCCGACACGCGCATCCTTCGCGTCTGCTGCCTCTACCTGCCGAACGGCAATCCCGTCGACACGGAGAAATATCCCTACAAGCTCGCCTGGATGGAGCGCCTGCGGACGTTTGCCGCCGAGCGGTTGGCCTATGAAGAAATGCTGGTGCTTGCCGGCGATTACAATGTCATTCCGGAGCCGCACGACTGCTTCGATCCCAAGGTCTGGGAAAACGACGCGCTGTTTCTGCCGCAGACACGGGGGGCGTTCCGCCGGCTCGAAAATCTCGGGCTGACGGATGCGGTGCGCGCAACGACCGATGCGACGCAGTTCTATTCCTTCTGGGATTACCAGGCCGGCGCATGGCCGAAGAACAACGGCATCCGCATCGACCATCTGCTGCTGTCGCCTGAGGCCGCCGATCGCATGACGTCGGCTGCAATCGAAAAACATGTGCGGGCGTGGGAAAAGCCGTCCGACCACGTGCCGGTCGTCGCCTATTTCGATTTCGCGGCCTGA
- the erpA gene encoding iron-sulfur cluster insertion protein ErpA yields MTDTSVTLSDAAAKRIAAIVGAEAGKSALRVSVEGGGCSGFSYKFDLAEGAGDDDVVVEKNNAKVLIDSLSLVYMAGSEIDFVDNLLGQSFQIKNPNAVASCGCGTSFSI; encoded by the coding sequence ATGACGGATACGAGTGTAACCCTTTCAGATGCCGCAGCAAAGCGTATCGCTGCGATCGTCGGCGCCGAGGCCGGCAAGAGCGCACTGCGCGTTTCCGTCGAAGGCGGCGGCTGTTCGGGATTTTCCTATAAGTTCGATCTTGCCGAAGGCGCCGGCGACGACGACGTCGTCGTCGAAAAGAACAATGCCAAAGTGCTGATCGACAGCCTTTCGCTAGTCTATATGGCGGGCTCGGAGATCGACTTCGTCGACAATCTGCTTGGCCAATCCTTCCAGATCAAGAACCCGAATGCGGTGGCAAGCTGCGGTTGCGGCACCAGTTTCTCGATCTGA
- a CDS encoding deoxyguanosinetriphosphate triphosphohydrolase, translating into MTIDRRALGFGSGERAVYAADPWTSRGRLYQEDGSPTRSDFQRDRDRIVHTTAFRRLKHKTQVFIAQDGDHYRTRLTHTIEVAQIARALARALKLDEDLAEGVALVHDFGHTPFGHTGEDALHEVLLPYGGFDHNAQSLRIVTKLERRYAEFDGINLTWESLEGLVKHNGPLLTPDGVGTRGPVPQPILDYCELHDLELATYASLEAQVAAIADDIAYNTHDIDDGLRSGYLTFDMLEEIPFLAGLMAEVRARYPHLEPSRFTHEIMRRQITRMVEDVIGVAQERLSQLRPESAADIRGADRVIATFSDAMAETDRQIKAMLFKRIYRNPDIMRIRAGAARIVTDLFAAYMANPKEMQSHYWVDHIAGLADAPKARHVGDYLAGMTDTYAISAHRRLFDHTPDLR; encoded by the coding sequence ATGACGATCGATAGGCGTGCTTTAGGTTTCGGCAGCGGTGAAAGGGCGGTCTATGCGGCCGACCCCTGGACGTCGCGCGGACGGCTCTATCAGGAGGATGGAAGCCCGACGCGCTCCGATTTCCAGCGCGACCGCGACCGTATCGTCCATACCACCGCCTTCCGCCGGCTGAAGCACAAGACCCAGGTCTTCATCGCCCAGGACGGCGATCACTACCGCACTCGGCTGACGCATACGATCGAGGTGGCGCAGATTGCCCGTGCGCTTGCCCGCGCCCTGAAGCTCGACGAGGACCTCGCCGAAGGCGTGGCGCTCGTGCATGATTTCGGCCACACCCCGTTCGGTCATACCGGCGAGGACGCGCTGCACGAGGTGCTGCTGCCCTATGGCGGCTTCGACCACAATGCCCAATCGCTGCGCATCGTGACCAAGCTGGAGCGGCGTTATGCCGAATTCGACGGCATCAACCTGACATGGGAAAGCCTCGAAGGTCTCGTCAAACACAATGGCCCGCTGCTGACGCCGGATGGTGTGGGCACGCGCGGCCCGGTTCCGCAGCCGATCCTCGATTATTGCGAACTGCACGATCTCGAACTCGCAACCTATGCCAGCCTCGAGGCCCAGGTCGCGGCGATCGCCGACGACATCGCCTATAACACCCATGACATCGACGATGGCCTGCGCTCCGGCTACCTGACTTTCGACATGCTGGAGGAAATACCGTTTCTGGCCGGGCTGATGGCCGAGGTGAGGGCGCGATACCCGCATCTGGAGCCGAGCCGCTTCACCCATGAAATCATGCGCCGGCAGATCACCCGCATGGTCGAAGACGTGATCGGCGTGGCGCAGGAGCGCCTTTCCCAGCTGCGTCCTGAGAGCGCGGCCGACATCCGCGGCGCCGACCGGGTCATCGCCACTTTCTCCGACGCGATGGCGGAAACCGACAGGCAGATCAAGGCGATGCTGTTCAAACGCATCTATCGCAATCCCGATATCATGCGCATCCGCGCCGGTGCCGCCCGGATCGTCACCGATCTCTTTGCCGCCTACATGGCCAATCCCAAGGAGATGCAGAGCCATTACTGGGTCGATCACATCGCCGGCCTCGCCGATGCGCCGAAAGCCCGCCATGTCGGCGACTATCTCGCCGGCATGACCGACACCTATGCGATCAGCGCCCACAGGCGGTTGTTTGACCACACTCCGGATTTGCGATAG